The sequence GCGTGGGGGGTCGAGATCGCCCGCAAGGTGGGGCTGACGCTGATTGGCCGTCTCAAGGGACGTCGGTTCATCTGCCTGAGCGGGGAGGAAAGGCTGCTGCGCGACATGGATCCGGCCTCCGTGGCGGAAGAGCCGCGCCGGTCCGGCCGGAAAGGCGAGGCATGAAACAGCCGCTTGGCGTGATCCTCGCGGGCGGACAGGCCACGCGGATGGGCGGGGGCGACAAGGGCCTGCTGGGCCTTGGCGGCCGGACCGTTCTGGACCGGGTGATCGAACGCCTTTCACCCCAGATCGCGGATCTGGCGCTGAATGCCAATGGCGATCCGGCGCGGTTCTCGGCACTCGGGCTGCCGGTTCTGCCCGACAGCATCGGCGGCTACGCGGGCCCGCTGGCCGGGGTTCTGGCGGGGCTGGACTGGGCGGCGGAAAGGGGGGCGGAGACGATCGTGACGGCCGCCGCCGACACCCCGTTCTTTCCCTGCGACCTGGTTCCGCAGCTGCTGCTGGCAAGCGAGGGGATGGCGCAACCGCTGGTGCTGGCTGCCACGCCGGACCCTGAACGCGGACGCGCGCGCCATCCGACATTCGGCTTGTGGCCCGTGGGGTTGCGCGACGATCTTCGCGCATCGCTCGAAGAAGGAACGCGCAAGGTCGTGCTCTGGACAGACCGTCACGGCGGACGCGAGGCGCTTTTTCCGGACCCGGAGGCGTTCTTCAACATCAACACGCGCGCCGACCTCTCGCGGGCCGAGGCGATGCTATGAGGCTTTATGGCGTCGTCGGCTGGAAGAACGCGGGCAAGACCGGGTTGATGGAACGTTTGGTGACCGAGATCACCGGGCGCGGCCTGCGGGTGTCGACCGTCAAGCACGCGCACCATACCTTTGACGTGGATCACCCCGGCAAGGACAGCCATCGACACCGCGTCGCCGGCGCCACCGAAGTTCTGCTGGCGTCGCGAAACCGTTTTGCCCTGATGCACGAACTGAGCGATGAGCCGGAGCCGACCCTCGAGGCCCTGCTGGCGCGCCTCTCTCCGGTCGATCTGGTGCTGATCGAAGGCTACAAGCGCGACGGCCATCCCAAGGTGGAGGCCCACCGCGCCGAGACCGGCAACCCGCTGATCGCGCCGGATGATCCCACGATACGTGCCGTGGCCAGCGACGTGCCGTTGGACCTCGACCGCCCGGTCTTCGACCTGAACGACACCGGCGCGGTGGCGGACTTCATCCTGTCAGAGGTGGGGCTG is a genomic window of Sulfitobacter alexandrii containing:
- the mobA gene encoding molybdenum cofactor guanylyltransferase MobA; the encoded protein is MKQPLGVILAGGQATRMGGGDKGLLGLGGRTVLDRVIERLSPQIADLALNANGDPARFSALGLPVLPDSIGGYAGPLAGVLAGLDWAAERGAETIVTAAADTPFFPCDLVPQLLLASEGMAQPLVLAATPDPERGRARHPTFGLWPVGLRDDLRASLEEGTRKVVLWTDRHGGREALFPDPEAFFNINTRADLSRAEAML
- the mobB gene encoding molybdopterin-guanine dinucleotide biosynthesis protein B, with amino-acid sequence MRLYGVVGWKNAGKTGLMERLVTEITGRGLRVSTVKHAHHTFDVDHPGKDSHRHRVAGATEVLLASRNRFALMHELSDEPEPTLEALLARLSPVDLVLIEGYKRDGHPKVEAHRAETGNPLIAPDDPTIRAVASDVPLDLDRPVFDLNDTGAVADFILSEVGL